Within Paenibacillus albicereus, the genomic segment AGGACGACGCGCGGCAGAGCCTGCCCAAGGCGGTCGCGGCTGCGGAAAAGCTGCGGCGCATCGACAGCGGGCTGGCGGTGGAGGCGGTCGTCGCCGACCTGACGGCGCCGGGCGTGCTGGAGCAGGCTGCGGCGGGCTGCGACCTCGTGCTCGACGGCACGGACAACGCGGCGGTGCGGCTGCGGCTGAGCGATTGGTGCTTCGCGCATGGCGTGCCGCTGCTCTACGGCGGAGTCGCCGGAGCCTCCGGCATGAGCGCGCCGCTCGTGCCCGGCGCGACCTGCTGCCTCCGCTGCCTGATCGGCGGCGAGGAGGAGCAGAAGAGCGGCGACACCTGCGATACGGTCGGCATGCTGTCGCCGGCGGTCGAGCTGGTCGCGGCGCTGCAGGCGGCGGAGGCGCTCAAGTGGCTGGGCGGCAGACGCAGCGAGATACGGCGCACGCTTGTCACGGCAAGCGTCTGGCCGCTGTCGATGCGCGAGCTGAAGTTGCCGGGTCCGAGCCGATTATGCCCGGCATGCGGCAAGGCGGAGCAGGCGCGGGGAAGCGGCATTGGCGAGGGAACGCTCGCGCGGAGCGGCTCGAAAATGGCGGTAGCGGCGATAGGATCGAGAAGTTCGGCCGAGGAGGAGGCGTCAGGTGCAGGTAGCGGGTCGCCGGCTGCGGCAACGGCCGACGCTGCCCGCAAGCCGCGGAGGACGGCCGTCGTGTCGGCTGTCCTGTGCGGGCGGGACACGGTGCAGGTGGAGCTGAGCGAGCCGCGGCCGCTGGAGGGATATCGCCGAGAGCTGGAGGCGGCCGGCTGCGCGGTCATGCGGAATCCGTACCTGCTGCGGGCCGACCTGCCGCACGGGGGGACGCGGCTCGTCGTTTTTCCGGATGGGAGGGTGCTCGTGCAAGGGGCGGCAGATGCCGTCGAGGCACTGAGGTTGTGCGAGTGCTATCTAGTAGGGAGTAGCAGCTAGGAACAGGCGAACGAGGGGCAAAAATGGACTTGGATCGGTGTGCTGGAGATGAACCGGGTGAACGAGGGGCAGAAACGGACTTGGATCGGAAGGCCGCGACGAGATGCGGTAGGGAAGAAGCAGCGCGAATGAGGCTGCATCAGGGGGGAGTCGGCGGATGAAGAAGCTGGATTTTAGCCTTTACGTCATCACCGGGGA encodes:
- a CDS encoding ThiF family adenylyltransferase, which gives rise to MPAQGLSAERRERFSRQMRFAPIGENGQLALVRSRVLIAGVGSLGCALAQHMARAGVGSIVLADRDYVEWSNLQRQMLFDEDDARQSLPKAVAAAEKLRRIDSGLAVEAVVADLTAPGVLEQAAAGCDLVLDGTDNAAVRLRLSDWCFAHGVPLLYGGVAGASGMSAPLVPGATCCLRCLIGGEEEQKSGDTCDTVGMLSPAVELVAALQAAEALKWLGGRRSEIRRTLVTASVWPLSMRELKLPGPSRLCPACGKAEQARGSGIGEGTLARSGSKMAVAAIGSRSSAEEEASGAGSGSPAAATADAARKPRRTAVVSAVLCGRDTVQVELSEPRPLEGYRRELEAAGCAVMRNPYLLRADLPHGGTRLVVFPDGRVLVQGAADAVEALRLCECYLVGSSS